A genomic window from Stigmatopora argus isolate UIUO_Sarg chromosome 13, RoL_Sarg_1.0, whole genome shotgun sequence includes:
- the LOC144087204 gene encoding aryl hydrocarbon receptor-like — protein sequence MATLMLTVTALNGFVLVITATGTIFFSSHTIQDYLGFHQTDVMHQSVYELVHTEDQQELRRNLHWALNPPPPAPSTISQDSPQEMEPDSTSSLVTYNPEQLPPENSSFLERSFVCRFRCLLDNSSGFLALNFQGRLKFLHGQNQQQENGGKSPPQLALFAIATPLQPPSILEIRTKNMIFRTKHKLDFTPLACDAKGKIVLGYTEAELRVRGSGYQFIHAADMLYCAENHVRMMKTGESGLTVFRLLTKENRWKWVQANARLVYKNGKPDYIIATQRPLLDEEGGEHLRKRSMHLPFTYATGEALLYQSNHPIACFRDGVPEKNGSKSKKSRADRLLRDGLDPGSLLGALMSQDESVYVCQPALEPKITFHSSFFGDQMDFSDSKSSLHTGWDTRSNGEVDQSVTEPGTSFDPLLATLDSLSLEGQGVVDSEDGGCSNGELFGALEGLGLSAEDLELLLLDERMIRVEIDPERVPTLDDLLTNDEILSYIYDSIEGKTDSTDKGGQLLPSNPSVSATVLVSESTVTSNTNVKMQFSHHKPPVAGKAPIIQLSQQMQKHLSMCSDKGMHNWGNQSDHLPNTIANGELLGNVEADSNGQWSAQNILMNAGIQLQHMNSQQAVFNGKTSEVNRALQQHQGYLQQPLMQNQLSQQCHTKQNEANLNGLSSISRTEQSAVKSQWQGLGDSLGSCLNNSQNNLADTSIDCCMDYGIDNIGNSDYSINGGVLFGSSTLQHRTESTVTSFQGMTQNRQPDQISVPLAQVISSLSQSPNTSLEQILGVSKPCRQLDHFSMVASDMAPEPNQGKMENGRILTTAYTAISNGNGATPPAVQLPCKETLPGLPDPPGTGFYL from the exons AAATGGAGCCGGACAGCACCTCATCCTTGGTCACCTACAACCCTGAGCAACTTCCTCCAGAGAACTCGTCATTCCTTGAGAGGAGTTTTGTGTGCCGTTTCCGTTGCCTCCTGGATAATTCTTCTGGGTTCCTG GCTTTGAATTTCCAGGGCAGGCTCAAATTTCTACACGGACAGAACCAGCAGCAAGAGAACGGAGGAAAGTCACCACCACAACTTGCACTTTTTGCTATTGCAACTCCTTTACAGCCTCCATCCATATTGGAGATAAGGACCAAAAACATGATCTTTAGAACGAAGCACAAGCTGGACTTTACACCATTGGCTTGTGATGCAAA GGGTAAGATAGTCCTGGGGTACACAGAGGCTGAACTGAGGGTTCGAGGATCTGGTTATCAGTTCATCCATGCAGCTGATATGCTCTACTGTGCAGAGAATCATGTCAGAA tGATGAAGACTGGGGAGAGTGGATTGACGGTATTCAGGCTGCTCACCAAGGAAAATCGTTGGAAATGGGTGCAAGCCAACGCTCGTCTGGTTTACAAAAATGGCAAACCCGACTACATCATTGCTACCCAGAGGCCcctttt GGATGAAGAGGGAGGAGAACACTTGCGGAAGCGCTCCATGCATTTACCCTTTACATACGCTACAGGCGAAGCTTTGCTCTACCAGTCCAACCATCCCATTGCGTGCTTCAGAGATGGTGTTCCTGAGAAGAACGGTAGTAAGTCAAAAAAGAGCCGGGCTGACAGGCTGTTAAGAGATGGTCTGGATCCAGGATCACTTCTTGGAGCCCTTATGAGCCAGGATGAATCGGTGTATGTTTGCCAGCCTGCCCTGGAACCCAAAATCACCTTTCACAGTAGCTTTTTTGGAGACCAAATGGACTTCTCTGACTCGAAATCCAGTTTGCACACAGGCTGGGACACACGAAGCAATGGAGAGGTGGATCAAAGTGTCACAGAGCCAGGCACCAGCTTTGACCCACTGCTTGCTACTCTGGACTCCCTCTCTTTGGAAGGCCAAGGGGTTGTAGATTCCGAAGATGGTGGCTGTTCAAATGGGGAGTTGTTTGGAGCTCTAGAGGGTTTGGGGCTGAGCGCTGAGGATCTCGAGCTTCTCCTGTTGGATGAGCGGATGATTCGGGTTGAAATAGACCCAGAACGTGTTCCGACCTTGGACGACCTACTAACAAATGATGAAATTCTTTCATACATTTATGACTCTATTGAAGGAAAGACAGATTCCACAGACAAGGGAGGACAATTGCTACCTTCCAATCCCTCTGTTAGTGCAACTGTGTTGGTATCTGAAAGCACGGTCACCTCAAACACAAATGTGAAAATGCAGTTTTCTCACCATAAGCCTCCCGTTGCTGGAAAGGCTCCCATCATTCAGTTGTCACAGCAAATGCAAAAGCACCTCAGCATGTGCTCTGACAAAGGGATGCACAACTGGGGCAACCAGAGTGACCACTTGCCCAACACAATAGCCAATGGAGAACTATTGGGGAATGTTGAAGCTGACTCCAATGGACAATGGTCAGCCCAAAACATTCTCATGAATGCAGGGATACAACTGCAACACATGAATTCACAACAGGCTGTTTTCAATGGCAAGACCTCAGAAGTAAATAGGGCGCTCCAACAGCACCAAGGATACCTGCAACAGCCCCTGATGCAAAACCAACTCTCACAACAGTGCCATACCAAACAAAACGAAGCCAACTTAAATGGACTGAGTAGCATTTCCAGGACAGAGCAGTCGGCAGTAAAATCCCAGTGGCAGGGTTTGGGAGATAGTCTTGGTTCGTGCCtcaataacagccaaaacaatcTTGCAGACACGTCGATAGATTGCTGCATGGATTATGGCATCGACAATATTGGCAATTCAGATTACTCCATCAACGGTGGTGTTTTGTTTGGTAGTAGTACGCTCCAACATAGGACCGAGTCCACAGTTACATCTTTCCAAGGGATGACCCAAAACAGGCAGCCTGATCAGATCTCAGTTCCCTTAGCTCAGGTAATCTCCAGCCTATCCCAGTCTCCGAATACCTCGCTGGAGCAAATCCTGGGAGTCAGCAAACCTTGTCggcaattggaccatttcagcATGGTCGCCTCAGACATGGCTCCTGAACCCAATCAGGGAAAG ATGGAGAATGGTCGCATCCTGACCACAGCATACACAGCAATCTCCAATGGGAATGGTGCAACGCCCCCTGCTGTCCAGCTCCCCTGCAAGGAGACTCTGCCTGGTCTCCCCGACCCACCAGGCACTGGTTTCTACCTCTGA